A single region of the Variovorax paradoxus genome encodes:
- a CDS encoding LysR substrate-binding domain-containing protein, with amino-acid sequence MKNTADLRQDFVRNVQLRHLRCLVAVAQERHLARAAERLSLSQPAVSKTLSELESIVGTRLVERSKAGRRGVQGLAPAGEQLLAHALRVLEALDASAEAVAPASGERVERLRIGALPSVAPALLPMALARFRERWPAVQVMVKSAANPVLLDELRAGELDLVVGRMSDPRLMGGLSFELLYTEPLVFAVRAGHPLAARPARAVSVQAVLAYPLVVYGEGTIPRHNTESFLSARGLALPANALQTLDVAVARGLLAVSDAVWITPLGAARGELADARLVRLRIETAGTDEPVGLLLRSEAEPSALRGAMAALLREGAKQQGALPSRKAG; translated from the coding sequence TTGAAAAACACCGCCGACCTACGCCAGGATTTTGTGCGCAACGTGCAGCTGCGCCACCTGCGCTGCCTTGTCGCGGTGGCCCAGGAGCGCCATCTGGCGCGCGCCGCCGAGCGGCTTTCGCTGAGCCAGCCGGCGGTTTCCAAGACGCTCTCCGAGCTTGAATCCATTGTTGGCACACGCCTGGTCGAGCGCAGCAAGGCCGGCCGGCGCGGCGTGCAGGGGCTCGCACCCGCCGGCGAGCAACTGCTGGCCCATGCGCTGCGTGTGCTCGAGGCGCTCGACGCCAGCGCCGAGGCGGTGGCGCCCGCCTCGGGCGAGCGCGTCGAGCGGCTGCGCATCGGCGCGCTGCCGAGCGTGGCGCCGGCCCTGCTGCCCATGGCGCTTGCGCGCTTTCGAGAGCGCTGGCCCGCGGTTCAGGTGATGGTGAAGAGTGCCGCCAACCCGGTGTTGCTCGATGAATTGCGCGCCGGCGAGCTCGACCTGGTGGTCGGCCGCATGAGCGACCCGCGCCTGATGGGCGGGCTCAGCTTCGAGCTGCTCTACACCGAGCCGCTGGTGTTTGCCGTGCGAGCCGGCCATCCGCTCGCGGCGCGTCCCGCCCGGGCGGTGTCGGTGCAGGCGGTGCTCGCCTATCCGCTCGTGGTGTACGGCGAAGGCACGATTCCCCGCCACAACACAGAAAGCTTCCTGTCCGCGCGCGGCCTGGCGCTACCCGCCAACGCGCTGCAGACGCTCGACGTTGCGGTGGCGCGCGGCCTGCTGGCGGTGTCCGACGCGGTATGGATCACTCCCCTGGGCGCCGCGCGCGGTGAACTGGCCGACGCGCGCCTGGTCAGGCTGCGCATCGAAACCGCGGGCACCGACGAGCCCGTGGGACTGCTGCTGCGCAGCGAGGCCGAGCCTTCCGCCCTGCGTGGCGCCATGGCAGCCCTGCTGCGCGAGGGCGCCAAGCAGCAGGGGGCGCTGCCTTCCCGAA
- the pcaH gene encoding protocatechuate 3,4-dioxygenase subunit beta, whose product MLTNTKAKTPSAILTPRDWEAHPSYVYPGYKSTVKRGPQKPLVPLKASLGELQQPVYGHDSIGEFDHDLTRNARKNGEPLGERMILTGQVLDERRRPVANTLVELWQANASGRYVHKVDQHDAPLDPNFLGAGRCLTDSEGRYRFLTIKPGAYPWGNHPNAWRPQHIHLSLFGQSFASRLVTQMYFPGDPLLQYDPMITGTPERYRNRLIADFSLDITEEGYALGYQFDIVLRGADETPFENR is encoded by the coding sequence ATGTTGACCAACACCAAGGCCAAGACCCCCTCGGCCATCCTCACGCCGCGCGACTGGGAGGCCCACCCCTCTTACGTCTACCCCGGCTACAAGTCCACCGTGAAGCGCGGCCCGCAAAAGCCGCTGGTTCCGTTGAAGGCCTCGCTGGGCGAGCTGCAGCAGCCGGTCTACGGCCACGACAGCATCGGCGAGTTCGACCATGACCTGACGCGCAACGCGCGCAAGAACGGCGAGCCGCTGGGCGAACGCATGATCCTGACCGGCCAGGTGCTCGACGAGCGCCGCCGCCCGGTCGCCAACACGCTGGTGGAGCTGTGGCAGGCCAATGCCTCGGGCCGCTACGTGCACAAGGTCGACCAGCACGACGCGCCGCTCGACCCCAACTTTCTGGGTGCGGGCCGCTGCCTGACGGACAGCGAGGGCCGCTACCGCTTTCTCACCATCAAGCCCGGCGCCTACCCGTGGGGCAACCATCCGAACGCCTGGCGCCCGCAGCACATCCACCTGTCGCTGTTCGGCCAGAGCTTTGCGAGCCGCCTGGTCACGCAGATGTACTTTCCCGGCGATCCGCTGCTGCAGTACGACCCGATGATCACCGGCACGCCCGAGCGCTACCGCAACCGCCTCATCGCCGATTTCAGCCTCGACATCACCGAAGAGGGCTATGCGCTGGGCTACCAGTTCGACATCGTGCTGCGCGGCGCCGACGAAACGCCGTTCGAGAACCGCTGA
- the pcaG gene encoding protocatechuate 3,4-dioxygenase subunit alpha encodes MPLMTAQEADFGQTPSQTVGPYFAYGLTATQYGYDFNQPFDAAVALDNAAGERIRLEGRVLDGDGNPIGDALVEISQADGEGRYPQTPAEAREMGFRAFGRAGTGTDPQSRFVFYTVKPGAEAPGQAPHINVIVLMRGLLLHAFTRVYFSDEAEANAKDAVLASVPAERRHTLIAERVERGGAVSYRIDIRMQGADETVFFDV; translated from the coding sequence ATGCCATTGATGACCGCCCAGGAAGCCGACTTCGGCCAGACCCCCTCCCAGACGGTGGGCCCCTACTTCGCCTACGGCCTTACTGCCACGCAGTACGGCTACGACTTCAACCAGCCCTTCGACGCCGCCGTGGCGCTGGACAACGCCGCGGGCGAGCGCATCCGCCTCGAAGGCCGCGTGCTCGACGGCGACGGCAACCCGATCGGCGACGCGCTGGTCGAGATCAGCCAGGCGGACGGCGAAGGCCGCTATCCGCAAACCCCGGCCGAGGCGCGCGAAATGGGCTTTCGCGCGTTCGGACGCGCCGGCACGGGCACCGACCCGCAGAGCCGCTTCGTGTTCTACACGGTGAAGCCGGGCGCTGAAGCGCCGGGCCAAGCCCCGCACATCAATGTGATCGTGCTGATGCGCGGCCTGCTGCTGCATGCGTTCACGCGCGTGTATTTCAGCGACGAGGCCGAGGCGAACGCAAAAGACGCCGTGCTGGCCAGCGTGCCGGCCGAGCGCCGCCACACGCTGATTGCCGAGCGCGTGGAGCGCGGCGGCGCGGTGAGCTACCGCATCGACATCCGCATGCAAGGCGCCGACGAAACGGTGTTCTTCGACGTCTGA
- a CDS encoding c-type cytochrome: MNKLLTTMFAFAVACVTVSAQAQQVTGKAQDGSKKVAMCVGCHGIIGYQASFPEIHKVPMIAGQSASYITAALTAYKGGDRKHPTMRAIADSLSEQDIADVAAYYSQLGLKEGDAPPAATAKPMPENIQALVSRDKDNSCTKCHGANFNTPNDGTVPKLAGQHADYLFVALKSYRVKNNLHLGRSNAVMAQQVEPKKFTNAELKTLANYISSLPGELKTVPESRLHRSGGE, from the coding sequence ATGAACAAGTTGTTGACCACGATGTTTGCCTTCGCTGTCGCTTGCGTGACGGTCTCGGCGCAAGCCCAGCAAGTCACGGGCAAGGCCCAGGACGGTTCCAAGAAGGTGGCGATGTGCGTGGGCTGCCACGGCATCATTGGCTATCAGGCCAGCTTTCCGGAGATCCACAAGGTTCCGATGATTGCCGGCCAGAGCGCCAGCTACATCACCGCAGCGCTCACCGCCTACAAGGGCGGCGACCGCAAGCACCCCACCATGCGCGCCATTGCCGACAGCCTGAGCGAGCAGGACATCGCCGATGTCGCGGCCTACTACAGCCAGCTGGGCCTGAAGGAAGGCGACGCGCCCCCGGCCGCAACGGCCAAGCCCATGCCTGAAAACATCCAGGCCCTGGTGTCGCGCGACAAGGACAACAGCTGCACCAAGTGCCACGGCGCCAACTTCAACACGCCGAACGACGGCACCGTGCCCAAGCTCGCCGGCCAGCACGCCGACTACCTCTTCGTCGCGCTCAAGTCGTACCGCGTCAAGAACAACCTGCACCTGGGCCGTTCGAACGCCGTCATGGCGCAGCAGGTCGAGCCCAAGAAGTTCACCAACGCCGAACTCAAGACGCTCGCCAACTACATCAGCTCGCTCCCCGGCGAGCTCAAGACGGTGCCTGAATCGCGCCTGCACCGCAGCGGCGGCGAGTAA